A genomic window from Solanum dulcamara chromosome 11, daSolDulc1.2, whole genome shotgun sequence includes:
- the LOC129874516 gene encoding 40S ribosomal protein S25-2: MAPKKDKAPPPSSKPAKSGGGKQKKKKWSKGKQKEKVNNMVLFDKGTYDKLITEAPKYKLITPSVLSDRLRISGSLARKAIRELMAKGLIRMVSAHASQQIYTRATNT, translated from the exons ATG GCACCTAAGAAGGACAAGGCTCCTCCACCGTCTTCCAAGCCCGCCAAATCCGGTGGTGGCAAGCAGAAGAAGAAG AAGTGGAGCAAGGGAAAGCAAAAGGAGAAGGTGAACAACATGGTTTTGTTCGATAAGGGTACTTACGACAAGCTTATCACTGAAGCACCCAAGTATAAGCTTATCACCCCTTCCGTCCTCTCTGACCGTTTGAGG ATTAGTGGATCCCTAGCCAGGAAGGCAATTAGGGAATTGATGGCTAAAGGGTTGATCAGGATGGTGTCTGCTCATGCTAGCCAGCAGATTTACACTCGGGCTACTAACACCTAA